The Micromonospora sp. Llam0 genome includes a window with the following:
- a CDS encoding MaoC family dehydratase has translation MRTASRTIVHSPGDLLDLVGTELGASAPQVVTQRQIDQFADVTGDHQWIHVDVERARSGPFGTTVVHGFLTLALVPRLLADILEVQTFSVGVNYGLDRVRFVRPLPPGVPIQGTATLVSAQPIAAVPGTGDGVQAKASVTVEFADRSTPCCVAEILFRYYS, from the coding sequence ATGCGAACCGCATCACGGACGATCGTGCACAGCCCGGGTGACCTGCTCGACCTGGTCGGCACGGAGCTGGGGGCCAGCGCACCGCAGGTGGTGACCCAGCGGCAGATCGACCAGTTCGCCGACGTCACCGGCGACCACCAGTGGATCCACGTCGACGTCGAGCGGGCGCGGTCCGGCCCGTTCGGCACCACCGTCGTGCACGGATTCCTGACCCTGGCGCTCGTCCCGCGCCTGCTCGCGGACATCCTCGAGGTGCAGACCTTCTCCGTGGGCGTCAACTACGGACTGGACCGGGTCCGGTTCGTCAGGCCGTTGCCGCCCGGTGTGCCGATCCAGGGCACCGCGACGCTGGTGTCGGCCCAGCCGATCGCCGCCGTCCCCGGTACCGGGGACGGCGTGCAGGCCAAGGCTTCGGTGACGGTCGAGTTCGCCGACCGGTCGACCCCCTGCTGCGTGGCCGAGATCCTGTTCCGGTACTACAGCTGA
- a CDS encoding acyl-CoA dehydrogenase family protein produces the protein MFEAYQLPEEHAAVRQAVRQVCDDRVAPHAAAADENAEFPQASYDALRAADFHAPHIPVEYGGAGADALATAIVIEEVARACATSSLIPAGNKLGTMPLLLAAGEHLKQRYLPPVARGEAMFSYCLSEPDAGSDAAGMRTRAERDGDSWVLNGVKRWITNAGLSEYYTVFAVTDPAARSRGISAFVVERSDPGVSFGAPERKLGIKGSPTREVYLDNVRVPADRVIGTPGTGFATAMRTLDHTRVTIAAQALGIAQGALDYALGYVRQRQQFGRAIADFQGIQFLLADMGMTLEAARQLTYAAAGRSERGEPDLTYFGAAAKCFASDAAMKITTDAVQLLGGYGYTRDFPVERMMRDAKITQIYEGTNQVQRVVMARQLLAG, from the coding sequence GTGTTCGAGGCGTACCAGTTGCCCGAGGAGCACGCAGCAGTGCGGCAGGCCGTACGACAGGTGTGCGACGACAGGGTCGCGCCGCACGCGGCGGCCGCCGACGAGAACGCCGAGTTTCCGCAGGCCTCCTACGACGCGCTGCGCGCCGCCGACTTCCACGCCCCGCACATCCCCGTCGAGTACGGCGGCGCCGGCGCGGACGCGCTCGCCACCGCGATCGTCATCGAGGAAGTGGCGCGGGCCTGCGCCACCTCGTCACTGATCCCGGCCGGCAACAAGCTCGGCACCATGCCGCTGCTGCTCGCCGCCGGCGAGCACCTCAAGCAGCGATACCTACCGCCGGTCGCCCGGGGCGAGGCGATGTTCTCGTACTGCCTGTCCGAACCCGATGCCGGCAGCGACGCGGCCGGCATGCGGACCCGCGCCGAACGCGACGGCGACTCCTGGGTGCTCAACGGGGTCAAGCGCTGGATCACCAATGCCGGCCTGAGCGAGTACTACACGGTCTTCGCCGTCACCGACCCGGCGGCACGCTCGCGCGGCATCTCCGCCTTCGTGGTGGAGAGGTCCGACCCCGGCGTCAGCTTCGGCGCGCCGGAGCGCAAGCTCGGCATCAAGGGATCCCCGACCCGCGAGGTGTACCTCGACAACGTGCGCGTCCCGGCGGACCGGGTCATCGGTACGCCGGGAACCGGCTTCGCGACGGCGATGCGGACGCTGGACCACACCCGCGTCACCATCGCCGCTCAGGCCCTGGGCATCGCCCAGGGCGCGCTGGACTACGCCCTGGGTTACGTACGGCAACGACAGCAGTTCGGCCGGGCCATCGCCGACTTCCAGGGCATCCAGTTCCTCCTCGCGGACATGGGCATGACCCTGGAGGCGGCACGGCAGCTCACCTACGCGGCCGCCGGCCGGTCCGAGCGGGGCGAGCCGGACCTGACCTACTTCGGCGCGGCAGCCAAGTGCTTCGCTTCCGACGCGGCGATGAAGATCACCACCGACGCCGTCCAACTACTCGGCGGCTACGGGTACACCCGTGACTTTCCGGTGGAGCGGATGATGCGCGACGCCAAGATCACCCAGATCTACGAGGGCACCAACCAGGTGCAACGTGTCGTCATGGCCCGCCAACTGCTCGCCGGCTGA
- a CDS encoding TetR/AcrR family transcriptional regulator produces MARATSNRPAATRRRQRWADGYDPENTRKSLIASALELFGRRGFDRTSVQEIADQAGLTKGAFYHHFESKDDLLRHIQEEYLEAQLAAIQQIESGSDDPTVRVAELIRFSLTSVAEYRAHVTIFYQERRYLAGDMFAEVTRKRDAVEAAFAGMISDGIARGVFRADMDPRIVTFGLVGMCAWAYQWLNVDGPLSIDEVARQFSAMVLDGLR; encoded by the coding sequence ATGGCTCGTGCGACGTCCAACCGCCCGGCGGCGACCCGGCGCAGGCAACGCTGGGCCGACGGATACGACCCGGAGAACACCCGCAAGTCGTTGATCGCCAGCGCGCTGGAACTGTTCGGGCGTCGGGGTTTCGACCGGACGTCGGTGCAGGAGATCGCCGACCAGGCCGGGCTGACCAAGGGTGCCTTCTACCACCACTTCGAGAGCAAGGACGACCTGCTGCGGCACATCCAGGAGGAGTACCTGGAGGCGCAGCTGGCCGCGATCCAGCAGATCGAGTCCGGCAGCGACGACCCGACGGTACGGGTGGCGGAGCTCATCCGGTTCAGCCTGACCAGCGTGGCCGAGTACCGGGCACACGTGACGATCTTCTACCAGGAGCGGCGGTACCTCGCGGGAGACATGTTCGCCGAGGTGACGCGCAAGCGTGACGCGGTGGAGGCGGCCTTCGCCGGCATGATCTCCGACGGTATCGCCCGTGGCGTCTTCCGCGCGGACATGGACCCGCGGATCGTCACCTTCGGGCTGGTCGGCATGTGTGCCTGGGCCTACCAGTGGCTCAACGTCGACGGTCCGCTCAGCATCGACGAGGTGGCGCGCCAGTTCAGCGCGATGGTGCTCGACGGTCTCCGCTGA